ATGTTGTCGGTtttaaacagaactctggccacACAGTACTTCCGCGACTCCACTTCCCATTGTCACCTtcccttcctgctcctcctcccctcaTCTTTTCCTTAGTAATAACCCGCGGAAGGGTCACTTCCTCACCGCATCATCAAGGGCCTTGGTCCTGGGAGCGGCCGCCTCTGGCTCTAGCCTCCTGCTCATCACCAGGGGCGCTCAAGCCGGGGGCTCAGCACCCTCCATGGTACACCTGTGTAAGTAATTGGCACTAAGGCAAGTCTCCTGACAGACGCTGACAAAGACTTCCGTCCGCAGCCTCCTCAGTGACCCAACCATCAGGTAAGACGCACAGCAACTCCCATTCGGCTGGGTCACTGAGTTGCCCAAACCCCAGGGTTACCAAAAACCAAACCTAAAGACCCACCATTGACGGGGCCCGAACCCGCGCCTATGCAGTGCTGGGCATGCGCAATCTCGCTCACGAAACCGTCACGTGGACTCGGGAGCTGGTAGGAAGCGGAAGACTACCAGGGGGCGAAAGAAGCCCGCCCCCGGAAGTCCCGCCTATCTCTAGAGCTTGTTCCCGGAAGTGGCGCTGTTTGTCGCGGGCGTGATGGCTTCAAGGTTACTTCGCGGAGCTGGAGCGCTGGCTGCTCAGGCCCTGAGGGCCCGCGGACCCAATGGGGCGGCTGCCGTGCGCTCCATGGCTTCTGGAGGTACTCGGCCCGGCGGCGCAAGGGGCCGGGGTCGTTGCTCTCccagggtggctggggctggggtagggaaGCGGGTCGGGCTGTGCAGCCCCTCTGGGCCCCAGTGGCCGCCTCACGGCCCCGAGTGCGTCAGGCTCTGCGGGCGTCGCCCTGTCATTTCGGGCTTCCGCTGCTGCCGCCCACCGAGCTGACCCCGCAGAGTAAGACTCCTCGGCAGAGGTGCCGGATGACCTTGGAGGGCAGGGATGGAGCGGGTCCGGGCTGCCCTTCAAACCCGCGCCCACTCTGAGCCGAATGGACTCTGGTTAACCAGCTTTTAGAAAAATGTCGGTTTTGGTGGTTGGGGGTGTGGAGGGAGCAAAGCTTCCGCTGGTGCTGGTCTTTTGGGGATCGTCCTTAGAGGATCCTGGGTATCTGCAGCCTTTAGGAGCCCGTGAGCCCAGTAAAACGTAGACAGAAGCTTGTGTGCGGCGTTTTCCGTCTTGATCATTTGCAGCGTGCGTTTTCCTGTCTGGATCGCTAAAGGACATAATGCACGTGTCTTCCTTTAGGTGGTGTCCCGACCGATGAGGAACAGGCCACTGGGCTGGAGAGGGAGGTCATGATGGCCGCGCGGAAGGGACTGGTGAGGAGAGGCTCCCTTCTGTGTCTTCCGTGGTGCTCATGGTCTGGGATGGAATCGGGGGAGTCGCCGTCCTCTCTGGCTGCATTTGATCCACGCAGCCTGGCTTGTGGGAGCAGGCCTCAGCTCCGGGAGGGTGGAAGTCTTAAGGCATAgtggagtaattttttttttttttttttccccaggaccCATACAATATACTACCCCCAAAGGCAGCTTCAGGCACCAAGGAGGACCCTAATTTAGTCCCTTCCATAACCAACAAGCGAATAGTGGGCTGCATCTGTAAGTCCCTGACACATTTTCTTAACTATTTATGTAGAATATTCTGTTTGGGATGGCTTTAAGCTGCTTcacatcgtgtgtgtgtgtgtgtgtgtgcaactctATGAATGTAAAGAGGATGTGTGTGTAACTAAGTTGTTCCCAGAGTCCTGGCTCTCACTCAGTAGGTCATCCTTACTGGAAAGAGGCATGGAACAAGCAGCAAGACTTGGCTCGCTGGAAATGCATGATGAAGATGGAATTTTCATTCACAAATCTTGGGCAATGTTTTAGGCACCAGGGTTGCATACCAGAGTGGACCCATTTAGAAGTCCGTGTAGGCAAGGATATTGCTAGAACTTACAATGACCTTGATGTAAGGTCGGTATATGTACAGGTAGATgcagggcctcagtttcttcatctggagagtggggaggagagTTTGAACTGATGTCCTCGGATGTCAGCCACAGTTTTATTTCTGTCTCCGAGGTGTCTGGGTGAAAAAGGTCAATGTTGAAAGTCTCTCTTAGACCGGATGACTTTCAAACTCCTTTTGTCCTTTCAGGTGAAGAGGACAACAGTGCTGTCATCTGGTTCTGGCTGCACAAAGGCGAGACCCAGCGATGCCCTAACTGTGGAACCCATTATAAGCTGGTGCCTCACCAGTTGGCCCACTGAGCCCCTGCGCTAACTTAATCAGAATGTGCTGTGAAGTTTCTTCTTCCCAATAAAGATTAGCCATTGTATTGGCTCTTCCTCCCATAGGTGACTGGCtttacttctttgtttttctttttcttttttttttaaagatttatttatttctttgaaaggcagagttaaagagaggcagagaggggtcttccacctgctggttcactccccagatggccacaacggccagtgctgtgctgatccgaagccaggagcttcttccaggtctcccatgtgggagaccccaaggatttgggccatcttctgctttcccaggccacagcagagagctggataggaaatggagcagccaggagttgaactggtacccaaatgggatgccggcactgcaggcggtggctttacctgctatgccacagtgctggctccctttttatatttttgggtGGGGATTCTTATATTGGGAATAGCTCTCCGATAATACTAGCTTGCTACTCCAAGTCTACAACCAGTGTGCACTGCTTAGAGTAAGTAGATGAACAACCCAGAATGCAGTGCCTGGGAGCACCTAGTACAGGGGAAAAGACAGGCTGTGGAGTCAGGCTCCACCGGTGACTGTCACTGTGGGCACGCCTTTGAGGGTTGGTTACA
The window above is part of the Lepus europaeus isolate LE1 chromosome 13, mLepTim1.pri, whole genome shotgun sequence genome. Proteins encoded here:
- the LOC133772247 gene encoding cytochrome c oxidase subunit 5B, mitochondrial — translated: MASRLLRGAGALAAQALRARGPNGAAAVRSMASGGGVPTDEEQATGLEREVMMAARKGLDPYNILPPKAASGTKEDPNLVPSITNKRIVGCICEEDNSAVIWFWLHKGETQRCPNCGTHYKLVPHQLAH